Proteins co-encoded in one Mycobacteriales bacterium genomic window:
- a CDS encoding DUF4178 domain-containing protein, producing MESVAVFLLVAVLVVALALAVVVLVLVLRRRRLERGLRERATSDDPLARGPQLSDPERIATGDVITLDGRDWVVRGTLAMDEDGYRWKEHLLDSSGVDGELRCWLSVERAEGGLEVAVWLRVPGAALTPEPTLVHDGATWSRDEQGTARFTATGSTGTGTDGTMQYADYVMSTGGHTGALLALERFSTSGSWETSTGRPVDPDAMTILHTR from the coding sequence GTGGAGTCGGTCGCGGTCTTCCTGCTCGTCGCCGTGCTGGTCGTCGCGCTCGCGCTGGCGGTCGTCGTGCTCGTGCTCGTGCTGCGACGCCGACGGCTGGAGCGCGGCCTGCGGGAGCGTGCGACCTCCGACGACCCGCTCGCCCGCGGACCGCAGCTGTCGGACCCCGAGCGCATCGCCACCGGCGACGTGATCACCCTGGACGGCCGCGACTGGGTCGTCCGCGGCACCCTCGCGATGGACGAGGACGGCTACCGCTGGAAGGAGCACCTGCTCGACTCGAGCGGTGTCGACGGGGAGCTGCGCTGCTGGCTGTCGGTCGAGCGCGCCGAGGGCGGGCTCGAGGTCGCGGTCTGGCTGCGCGTCCCCGGCGCCGCGCTCACCCCCGAGCCGACGCTCGTGCACGACGGGGCGACCTGGTCGCGCGACGAGCAGGGCACCGCGCGCTTCACCGCGACGGGATCCACGGGCACGGGGACCGACGGCACGATGCAGTACGCCGACTACGTCATGTCGACTGGTGGGCACACGGGCGCGCTCCTGGCGCTCGAGCGCTTCTCGACCAGCGGCTCGTGGGAGACGAGCACCGGCCGACCGGTCGACCCCGACGCGATGACGATCCTGCACACCCGCTGA
- a CDS encoding Crp/Fnr family transcriptional regulator — translation MDEVLARAGLFQGIATEAAEAVAASLEYADYTRGDAVFEEGEQGDTLYIVLTGKVKIGRKAADGRENMLSVMGPSDMFGELSLFDPGPRTATATVVTDARLASLAHTSLRPWITDRPEIAEQLLRVLARRLRRTNDALADLIFTDVPGRVAKALLGLADRFGTEEDEGTRVHHDLTQEELAQLVGASRETVNKALADFASRGWLRVDSRAVTILDPERLARRAR, via the coding sequence GTGGACGAGGTCCTCGCGAGGGCAGGCCTGTTCCAGGGCATCGCGACCGAGGCGGCTGAGGCCGTCGCGGCGTCACTCGAGTACGCCGACTACACCCGCGGCGACGCCGTCTTCGAGGAGGGCGAGCAGGGCGACACGCTCTACATCGTCCTGACCGGCAAGGTGAAGATCGGGCGCAAGGCCGCCGACGGCCGCGAGAACATGCTGTCGGTCATGGGACCGTCCGACATGTTCGGCGAGCTGTCGCTGTTCGACCCGGGTCCGCGCACCGCGACCGCGACGGTCGTCACCGACGCCCGGCTCGCCTCGCTCGCGCACACCTCGCTGCGGCCGTGGATCACCGACCGGCCCGAGATCGCCGAGCAGCTGCTCCGCGTGCTGGCGCGTCGCCTTCGTCGTACCAACGACGCCCTGGCCGACCTCATCTTCACCGACGTCCCCGGCCGGGTCGCCAAGGCGTTGCTCGGCCTCGCCGACCGCTTCGGCACCGAGGAGGACGAGGGCACCCGCGTGCACCACGACCTCACCCAGGAGGAGCTCGCGCAGCTCGTCGGCGCGTCCCGCGAGACCGTCAACAAGGCGCTCGCGGACTTCGCGTCGCGCGGCTGGCTGCGGGTCGACTCGCGCGCGGTGACGATCCTCGACCCCGAGCGCCTCGCCCGCCGCGCCCGCTAG
- a CDS encoding MBL fold metallo-hydrolase: MGALRQVTGTAGVVRCDNPGPMTLEGTNTWVLRAPGAEGCVVVDPGPLDEAHLQAVVAAAGRVDEVLLTHGHYDHSEGAPRFAELTGARVRALDPAHRLGELGLGEGDVVTGGGLEVRVLATPGHSADSLSFVLPDAVLTGDTVLGRGTTVVAHPDGVLADYLDSLRRLRELGELMVLPGHGPELASAGAAADHYLAHREGRLEQVRAAVEAGATTPDEVVEVVYADVDRVLWPAARMSVEAQLLYLRT, from the coding sequence ATGGGCGCGCTCCGGCAGGTCACCGGGACGGCGGGGGTCGTGCGCTGCGACAACCCGGGCCCGATGACGCTGGAGGGCACCAACACCTGGGTGCTGCGCGCGCCGGGTGCCGAGGGCTGCGTGGTCGTCGACCCGGGGCCGCTCGACGAGGCGCACCTGCAGGCCGTGGTCGCGGCCGCCGGTCGCGTCGACGAGGTGCTGCTGACCCACGGTCACTACGACCACAGCGAGGGCGCGCCTCGCTTCGCGGAGCTGACCGGCGCGCGGGTGCGGGCGCTCGACCCGGCCCACCGCCTCGGTGAGTTGGGGCTTGGGGAGGGTGACGTCGTGACCGGGGGCGGCCTCGAGGTGCGGGTCCTTGCGACCCCCGGCCACAGCGCCGACTCGCTGTCGTTCGTGCTGCCCGACGCCGTGCTGACCGGCGACACGGTGCTCGGTCGCGGCACTACCGTCGTGGCGCACCCCGACGGGGTCCTCGCCGACTACCTCGACTCCCTGCGCCGGCTGCGCGAGCTCGGCGAGCTGATGGTGCTGCCGGGTCACGGGCCGGAGCTCGCGTCGGCGGGCGCTGCCGCCGACCACTACCTCGCCCACCGGGAGGGTCGGCTCGAGCAGGTGCGGGCGGCGGTCGAGGCGGGGGCGACCACCCCCGACGAGGTCGTCGAGGTCGTCTACGCCGACGTCGACCGGGTGCTCTGGCCCGCGGCCCGCATGTCGGTCGAGGCGCAGCTGCTCTACCTGCGCACATGA
- a CDS encoding NUDIX hydrolase, which yields MTAGLPESLVARARALAGGEHVPPEPRHASTVVLVRRPLEVYLLRRVKGMAFAGGMHVFPGGSVDAADAGADLAWAGPPAAWWGEVFGADESLGRALVCAAVRETFEESGVLLAGPSETELLADVSTDEWEEERRSLEAREQSLSELLARRGLVLRADLLRPLAHWITPEVESKRFDTRFFLAEMPAGQVCRDVGGEADERVWVAPRTALEGGFHLMPPTVAALTDLASYDDVGAVLASERAVRPVLPRILVEDDGSIRFLLPGDEGYSV from the coding sequence GTGACCGCCGGCCTGCCCGAGAGCCTCGTCGCCCGGGCCCGCGCGCTCGCGGGTGGGGAGCACGTGCCGCCCGAGCCGCGACACGCCTCCACCGTCGTGCTGGTGCGCCGGCCGCTCGAGGTCTACCTGCTGCGCAGGGTCAAGGGGATGGCCTTCGCCGGCGGCATGCACGTCTTCCCCGGCGGGTCGGTCGACGCCGCCGACGCGGGCGCCGACCTCGCCTGGGCCGGACCGCCCGCGGCCTGGTGGGGCGAGGTCTTCGGTGCCGACGAGTCGCTCGGGCGCGCCCTGGTGTGCGCCGCGGTCCGCGAGACCTTCGAGGAGTCTGGGGTCCTGCTCGCCGGCCCGTCCGAGACCGAGCTGCTCGCCGACGTCTCCACCGACGAGTGGGAGGAGGAGCGCCGCTCCCTCGAGGCCCGCGAGCAGTCGCTGTCGGAGCTGCTCGCCCGCCGCGGTCTCGTGCTGCGCGCCGACCTGCTGCGCCCGCTTGCCCACTGGATCACCCCTGAGGTCGAGAGCAAGCGCTTCGACACCCGCTTCTTCCTCGCCGAGATGCCGGCCGGCCAGGTCTGCCGCGACGTCGGCGGCGAGGCCGACGAGCGGGTCTGGGTCGCGCCGCGCACGGCCCTCGAAGGCGGTTTCCACCTGATGCCGCCGACGGTCGCGGCGCTCACGGACCTTGCGTCGTACGACGATGTCGGCGCCGTCCTCGCGAGCGAGCGCGCGGTGCGACCCGTGCTCCCGAGGATCCTCGTCGAGGACGACGGCAGCATCCGCTTCCTGCTGCCGGGCGACGAGGGCTACTCCGTCTGA
- a CDS encoding adenylate/guanylate cyclase domain-containing protein, translated as MTCPACGTPAVPGARFCFSCGTPLRETAAADITAERRVVTVVFGDLSDFTSWSEELDPERVGVVTDRVLSTLTKVVADYGGHVDKLTGDGLMAVWGAPTAHEDDVERAVRAAARMQSAVRRVVEEESGGGRRLGLRVGLNTGEVLAGVQAHLSYTVVGDTVNTASRLSDAAGVGAVYAGRDTALATMSIASWRALAPLRLKGKRELVEAFELVGLRSAGASRLGLGDEAPFLGRDAELGLLVGRLLDASERGVARTVLVTGDAGVGKTRLAQEIARFAGELPGARVLWGRCAPYGEGRDLAAVAEMVRTACGIGEGDDVDTARERVARTVARLEHPTWPGSVPPSMTERLQQLLGLEEDSAGPPRDGATPGTPTGGDQVRQAVAALFAALAAEDLLLLVVDDLHWATPTMLEGLLDVAAGVPGRVLLLGVGRHEMVSTSEWWRGLPQVEVLPLLPLEEPAVERLLRAYLGDTDLEPQVREALLSRAQGNPFFLAELLHLLVDRGLLRRDERGWVLDGELTEDVPAGVQAVLAARIDGLDGAAKGVLRDASVLGQRLTRAGLEAVGRASGHGEPDVVDAALRELTERRLLEPDPEGGALRFTHTLVRDVAYSGLAKAERARRHAAAALHAQDDGSRTAEADLVTASQGERAVRLAAEMGLASDDPAWAARGVAFTALARVGQAALGRDDAATAERVLARALALDATGPFGPLPGDLVIPVRVAHAEALVAQHRLDEAEEQLRPALAVAEEGVRAGALVVLGELRRKRGDLVGARQALVSALAAASTAGIDRVTGEALRRLGLLDYVDGRLRDAEARFREAHALAVAVADQRGAGWALQHLAWSATTRGDYPLAEQVLEEAAEVFSALEDMGGLSWVAGTEGLVRLLQGRFTEARDLAGSVLPLGEAMQERWGVAALLTIDALAAAELGDVATGAEESARATERFAELGDAWGQSLALVAQGVAARGADDPDRAVALLAEAVEVAERGHHPVTASLAHVAAGYAHLDRGDLDAAEGAVWQASALLASLDLEPHAALGAKVLLAQVLRARGRLEEALAELDAAVGASSAPALLFPRRQALAHRAGLLVQLGRTDEGLVAAREAVDLPAEDVRSRVLSLRALAAALRATGDPDGATAALQEALAVARSTGQRSEVAATERLLAAP; from the coding sequence ATGACCTGCCCGGCGTGCGGCACGCCGGCCGTGCCGGGTGCGCGCTTCTGCTTCTCGTGCGGGACCCCGCTGCGCGAGACCGCGGCCGCCGACATCACCGCGGAGCGCCGCGTCGTCACGGTGGTCTTCGGTGACCTGTCGGACTTCACCAGCTGGTCGGAGGAGCTCGACCCGGAGCGGGTCGGTGTCGTCACCGACCGGGTGCTGTCGACGCTGACCAAGGTCGTCGCCGACTACGGCGGACACGTCGACAAGCTCACCGGTGACGGGCTGATGGCGGTGTGGGGTGCGCCGACCGCCCACGAGGACGACGTGGAGCGGGCGGTGCGGGCCGCGGCCCGGATGCAGTCGGCGGTGCGCCGGGTCGTCGAGGAGGAGAGCGGTGGTGGCCGGCGGCTCGGGCTGCGGGTCGGCCTCAACACCGGCGAGGTCCTCGCGGGCGTGCAGGCCCACCTGAGCTACACCGTCGTCGGAGACACCGTCAACACCGCGTCGCGGCTGTCCGACGCGGCCGGTGTCGGGGCGGTCTACGCCGGGCGCGACACGGCGCTCGCCACCATGTCGATCGCGTCGTGGCGGGCGCTGGCGCCGCTGCGGCTGAAGGGCAAGCGCGAGCTCGTCGAGGCCTTCGAGCTCGTCGGCCTGCGGTCGGCAGGGGCGTCGCGGCTCGGCCTCGGCGACGAGGCTCCGTTCCTCGGCCGCGACGCGGAGCTCGGGCTGCTGGTCGGCCGGCTGCTCGACGCGTCGGAGCGCGGTGTCGCCCGCACCGTGCTGGTCACCGGCGACGCCGGCGTCGGCAAGACCCGGCTGGCACAGGAGATCGCCCGCTTCGCGGGTGAGCTGCCGGGGGCCCGGGTGCTGTGGGGGCGGTGTGCGCCGTACGGCGAGGGGCGAGACCTCGCTGCCGTCGCGGAGATGGTCCGCACCGCCTGCGGCATCGGTGAGGGCGACGACGTCGACACCGCTCGTGAGCGGGTGGCCCGCACTGTCGCCCGGCTGGAGCACCCCACCTGGCCGGGCAGCGTCCCGCCGTCGATGACGGAGCGGCTGCAGCAACTGCTGGGCCTCGAGGAGGACTCTGCGGGTCCGCCGCGCGACGGGGCGACGCCCGGCACTCCCACCGGCGGGGACCAGGTGCGGCAGGCCGTGGCGGCGCTGTTCGCCGCGCTGGCCGCGGAGGACCTCCTGCTGCTGGTCGTCGACGACCTCCACTGGGCGACCCCGACGATGCTCGAGGGGCTGCTCGACGTCGCGGCCGGGGTGCCGGGACGGGTGCTGCTGCTCGGCGTCGGCCGCCACGAGATGGTCAGCACCTCCGAGTGGTGGCGTGGCCTGCCGCAGGTCGAGGTGCTGCCGCTCCTGCCGCTCGAGGAGCCGGCGGTCGAGCGGTTGCTGCGGGCCTACCTCGGTGACACCGATCTCGAGCCTCAGGTCCGCGAGGCGCTGCTGTCGCGCGCGCAGGGCAACCCCTTCTTCCTCGCCGAGCTGCTGCACCTGCTCGTCGACCGCGGCCTGCTGCGCCGCGACGAGCGAGGCTGGGTCCTCGACGGCGAGCTGACCGAGGACGTCCCGGCGGGCGTCCAGGCCGTCCTCGCCGCGCGCATCGACGGGCTCGACGGGGCCGCCAAGGGCGTGCTGCGCGACGCGAGCGTGCTCGGTCAGCGGCTCACGCGGGCCGGCCTCGAGGCGGTCGGGAGGGCCTCCGGCCACGGCGAGCCCGACGTCGTCGACGCCGCGCTGCGCGAGCTCACCGAGCGGCGGCTGCTCGAACCCGACCCGGAGGGCGGCGCGCTGCGGTTCACCCACACGCTGGTGCGTGACGTCGCCTACTCGGGTCTGGCGAAGGCCGAGCGGGCCCGTCGGCACGCGGCCGCGGCGCTGCACGCGCAGGACGACGGCAGCCGCACGGCAGAGGCCGACCTCGTCACCGCCTCGCAAGGGGAGCGGGCCGTCCGGCTGGCAGCCGAGATGGGTCTCGCGTCCGACGACCCCGCGTGGGCGGCCCGCGGGGTCGCCTTCACCGCGCTGGCCCGGGTCGGCCAGGCGGCGCTGGGCCGCGACGACGCAGCGACCGCCGAGCGGGTGCTCGCGCGCGCCCTCGCGCTCGACGCGACCGGCCCGTTCGGGCCCTTGCCCGGCGACCTCGTGATCCCGGTGCGGGTGGCGCACGCGGAGGCCCTCGTCGCACAGCACCGCCTCGACGAGGCCGAGGAGCAGCTCCGGCCCGCGCTGGCCGTCGCCGAGGAGGGTGTGCGGGCGGGAGCCCTCGTGGTGCTGGGGGAGCTGCGCCGCAAGCGGGGGGACCTCGTCGGTGCGCGCCAGGCGCTGGTGTCGGCGCTCGCGGCCGCCTCGACGGCCGGCATCGACCGGGTCACCGGGGAGGCGCTGCGGCGGCTCGGGCTGCTCGACTACGTCGACGGCCGGCTGCGCGACGCGGAGGCGCGCTTCCGCGAGGCCCATGCGCTGGCCGTGGCGGTGGCCGACCAGCGCGGTGCGGGCTGGGCCCTGCAGCACCTGGCCTGGAGCGCGACCACCCGAGGCGACTACCCCCTCGCGGAGCAGGTCCTCGAGGAGGCGGCGGAGGTCTTCTCCGCGCTCGAGGACATGGGCGGGCTGTCCTGGGTCGCGGGCACCGAGGGCCTGGTGCGGCTGCTGCAGGGCCGTTTCACCGAGGCGCGTGACCTGGCCGGCTCGGTGCTGCCGCTCGGCGAGGCCATGCAGGAGCGGTGGGGCGTCGCGGCCCTGCTCACCATCGACGCGCTCGCGGCCGCCGAGCTCGGCGACGTCGCCACCGGCGCCGAGGAGTCGGCCCGCGCGACCGAGCGCTTCGCTGAGCTCGGCGACGCCTGGGGGCAGTCGCTCGCCCTCGTCGCGCAGGGGGTTGCCGCCCGCGGCGCCGACGACCCCGACCGCGCCGTGGCGCTGCTGGCCGAGGCCGTCGAGGTCGCCGAGCGCGGGCACCACCCGGTCACTGCCTCGCTCGCCCACGTCGCCGCGGGCTACGCCCACCTCGACCGCGGCGACCTCGACGCCGCCGAGGGCGCGGTCTGGCAGGCGTCCGCGCTGCTCGCGAGCCTCGACCTCGAGCCGCACGCCGCCCTCGGGGCGAAGGTGCTGCTCGCGCAGGTCCTGCGCGCCCGCGGTCGGCTGGAGGAGGCCCTGGCCGAGCTCGACGCCGCGGTGGGTGCCAGCAGCGCACCCGCGCTGCTCTTCCCCCGCCGCCAGGCCCTCGCCCACCGGGCCGGCCTGCTGGTGCAGCTGGGGCGCACCGACGAGGGGCTCGTGGCCGCCCGCGAGGCCGTCGACCTGCCCGCGGAGGACGTGCGGTCGCGGGTCCTCTCGCTGCGCGCCCTCGCGGCCGCGCTGCGGGCCACCGGCGACCCCGACGGCGCGACGGCTGCGCTGCAGGAGGCGCTCGCAGTCGCCCGCTCGACCGGCCAGCGCTCCGAGGTCGCCGCCACCGAGCGCCTGCTCGCCGCACCCTGA
- a CDS encoding DUF4177 domain-containing protein — MTAWEYATVPLLVHATKQILDTWGQDGWELVQVVPGPGGGDQLVAYLKRPKA; from the coding sequence ATGACCGCCTGGGAGTACGCCACCGTCCCGCTGCTCGTGCACGCCACCAAGCAGATCCTCGACACCTGGGGCCAGGACGGCTGGGAGCTCGTCCAGGTCGTCCCGGGCCCCGGTGGTGGCGACCAGCTGGTGGCCTACCTGAAGCGCCCGAAGGCGTGA
- a CDS encoding WhiB family transcriptional regulator codes for MLSEPFWRASAQCRRDNAVHFFAPAHFERKDEKDAREGAARALCQLCPVRVECLDYALAVEEPHGIWGGMNEFERRRLLRQRAAEMEQSA; via the coding sequence GTGCTGTCCGAACCCTTCTGGCGGGCCTCGGCCCAGTGCCGACGTGACAACGCCGTGCACTTCTTCGCCCCCGCGCACTTCGAGCGCAAGGACGAGAAGGACGCGCGCGAGGGGGCGGCCCGTGCCCTGTGCCAGCTCTGCCCGGTGCGGGTCGAGTGCCTCGACTACGCCCTCGCTGTCGAGGAGCCGCACGGCATCTGGGGCGGGATGAACGAGTTCGAGCGGCGGCGGCTGCTGCGGCAGCGCGCCGCCGAGATGGAGCAGTCCGCCTGA
- a CDS encoding DUF4247 domain-containing protein, producing the protein MNRKLLALALGLALVAVLGIVSLLSRGGPKDYALDRYERVSQDGDSYVLRSPRSVSETAAEIRGAWKPAQELTDPAGVFLRYSDLVVAVTPDPDRDGSTVYLDDERRGYAHWFPYVGGFWGSPGVGGVGGVRGGGPGAGK; encoded by the coding sequence GTGAACCGCAAGCTGCTCGCCCTCGCCCTCGGCCTCGCCCTCGTCGCCGTGCTCGGCATCGTCAGCCTGCTCAGCCGCGGCGGGCCCAAGGACTACGCGCTCGACCGCTACGAGCGGGTGTCGCAGGACGGCGACTCCTACGTCCTGCGCTCGCCCCGGAGCGTCAGCGAGACGGCCGCGGAGATCCGCGGCGCGTGGAAGCCGGCGCAGGAACTCACCGACCCCGCGGGGGTGTTCCTGCGCTACTCCGACCTCGTCGTCGCGGTCACGCCCGACCCGGACCGCGACGGCTCGACGGTCTACCTCGACGACGAGCGCCGCGGCTACGCGCACTGGTTCCCCTACGTCGGCGGCTTCTGGGGAAGTCCGGGCGTCGGCGGCGTCGGCGGGGTGCGCGGCGGCGGCCCGGGAGCGGGCAAGTGA
- a CDS encoding slipin family protein — protein MGQAAGVIVLLVLVLAGLWLLTGIRIVQQYEQGVVFRLGKVQAKVRQPGLRLLIPVIDRMVKVNMQIVTMGVPAQECITRDNVSVHVDAVVYFRVIEPVKAVVNVQNYLFAVSQVAQTSLRSVSGKAELDELLADRDRINADLRTVIDEPTEGPWGVKIERVELKDVALPEGMKRSMSRQAEAERERRARVIAAEGELQASQKLAEAGRVLANEPSGLQLRLLQTVVEVAAEKNSTLVMPFPVEILRFFEKHTNGT, from the coding sequence ATGGGTCAGGCCGCTGGGGTCATCGTGCTGCTGGTGCTCGTGCTGGCGGGGCTGTGGTTGCTGACCGGCATCCGGATCGTGCAGCAGTACGAGCAGGGCGTGGTGTTCCGGCTCGGCAAGGTGCAGGCGAAGGTGCGCCAGCCCGGGCTGCGGCTGCTCATCCCCGTGATCGACCGCATGGTGAAGGTCAACATGCAGATCGTCACGATGGGCGTGCCTGCCCAGGAGTGCATCACCCGCGACAACGTCAGCGTCCACGTGGACGCGGTCGTCTACTTCCGGGTCATCGAGCCCGTGAAGGCCGTCGTCAACGTGCAGAACTACCTGTTCGCGGTGTCGCAGGTCGCCCAGACGTCGCTGCGGTCGGTGTCGGGCAAGGCCGAGCTCGACGAGCTGCTCGCGGACCGCGACCGCATCAACGCCGACCTGCGGACCGTCATCGACGAGCCGACCGAGGGCCCGTGGGGGGTCAAGATCGAGCGGGTGGAGCTCAAGGACGTCGCGCTGCCGGAGGGGATGAAGCGCTCGATGTCGCGGCAGGCAGAGGCGGAGCGGGAGCGTCGCGCCCGGGTCATCGCGGCTGAGGGCGAGCTCCAGGCCTCGCAGAAGCTCGCGGAGGCGGGCCGGGTGCTGGCCAACGAGCCGAGCGGGCTGCAGCTGCGCCTGCTGCAGACGGTGGTCGAGGTCGCGGCCGAGAAGAACAGCACCCTGGTGATGCCGTTCCCGGTCGAGATCCTGCGCTTCTTCGAGAAGCACACCAACGGGACCTAA
- the nth gene encoding endonuclease III has product MPPRPRRAPETRTGLVRRARRTDRELALAHPDAHCELDFTSPLELAVATILSAQCTDKRVNEVTPALFRRYRTAADYAGADREELQALIRPTGFYRNKTTSLIGLGAALVERYDGEVPARLEDLVTLPGIGRKTANVVLGNAYGVPGLTVDTHFGRLVRRFAWTEEEDPVKVEAVVADLLPKATWTMFSHRVIFHGRRVCHARKPACGACSIAALCPSYGIGPTDPEMAAALVKGPEAFR; this is encoded by the coding sequence GTGCCGCCCCGTCCCCGTCGCGCCCCCGAGACGCGCACCGGGCTGGTCCGGCGGGCCCGCCGCACCGACCGCGAGCTAGCGCTCGCGCACCCCGACGCCCACTGCGAGCTCGACTTCACGAGCCCGCTCGAGCTCGCGGTCGCGACCATCCTGTCGGCGCAGTGCACCGACAAGCGCGTCAACGAGGTCACGCCGGCGCTGTTCCGCCGCTACCGCACCGCCGCGGACTACGCCGGCGCCGACCGCGAGGAGCTCCAGGCGCTGATCCGCCCCACTGGCTTCTACCGCAACAAGACGACCTCGCTGATCGGCCTCGGTGCGGCGCTCGTCGAGAGGTACGACGGGGAGGTCCCCGCGCGGCTCGAGGACCTGGTGACCCTGCCCGGGATCGGCCGCAAGACCGCCAACGTCGTCCTCGGCAACGCCTACGGAGTGCCCGGGCTGACCGTCGACACCCACTTCGGCCGGCTGGTGCGGCGCTTCGCGTGGACCGAGGAGGAGGACCCGGTCAAGGTGGAGGCCGTGGTCGCGGACCTGCTGCCGAAGGCGACGTGGACGATGTTCTCCCACCGGGTGATCTTCCACGGCCGCCGGGTCTGCCACGCCCGCAAGCCGGCCTGCGGCGCCTGCTCGATCGCGGCCCTGTGCCCCTCCTACGGCATCGGCCCGACCGACCCCGAAATGGCGGCTGCCCTGGTCAAGGGCCCGGAGGCGTTCCGGTGA
- a CDS encoding RidA family protein has product MSARDRLAELGLTLPAVVPPIATYVPAVRTGSLVFTSGQLPLVDGALAVTGKVGAGVSPEQAKELAATCALNALAAVDALVGLESVVRVVKVVGFVASTPDFTGQPGVVNGASELLGAVLGDAGVHARSAVGVAALPLDAPVEVEVVVEVS; this is encoded by the coding sequence GTGAGCGCCCGCGACCGGCTCGCCGAGCTCGGCCTGACGCTGCCCGCCGTCGTGCCGCCGATCGCCACCTACGTCCCCGCGGTGCGGACAGGCTCGCTCGTCTTCACCTCCGGTCAGCTGCCGCTGGTCGACGGCGCCCTCGCCGTCACCGGCAAGGTCGGGGCCGGGGTCAGCCCGGAGCAGGCCAAGGAGCTCGCCGCGACCTGCGCGCTCAACGCGCTCGCGGCCGTCGACGCCCTGGTCGGCCTCGAGTCGGTCGTCCGGGTCGTGAAGGTCGTCGGCTTCGTGGCCTCCACGCCCGACTTCACCGGCCAGCCCGGCGTCGTCAACGGCGCCTCAGAGCTGCTCGGCGCGGTCCTCGGCGACGCGGGCGTCCACGCCCGCTCCGCGGTCGGCGTCGCCGCCCTGCCCCTCGACGCGCCCGTCGAGGTCGAGGTCGTCGTCGAGGTCTCGTGA
- a CDS encoding DUF2617 family protein yields MLAALAVPYVDTRAAGLSWWLGDAPSPLASLSLPGPLGGIELRLLGASHQVVARAGDATAPEVVACRPGPVTPLPGTTRLLVDGADYRFASTTTSYDETGTARVAAALRRRHGGDDRSLVGAFPGSADALTVLTARPLASGWAWRTWHVYPGSGEVVRTTGSLRLAARPS; encoded by the coding sequence GTGCTCGCCGCCCTCGCCGTCCCCTACGTCGACACCCGCGCGGCCGGGCTGTCGTGGTGGCTCGGCGACGCCCCGAGCCCGCTGGCCTCGCTCTCGCTACCGGGGCCGCTCGGTGGCATCGAGCTGCGCCTGCTCGGCGCGAGCCACCAGGTCGTCGCCCGCGCGGGTGACGCGACCGCCCCCGAGGTCGTCGCCTGCCGTCCGGGGCCGGTGACCCCGCTGCCCGGCACCACGCGGCTGCTCGTGGACGGCGCCGACTACCGCTTCGCCAGCACCACCACGTCGTACGACGAAACAGGCACCGCCCGCGTCGCGGCCGCCCTGCGCCGGCGGCACGGCGGTGACGACCGGTCCCTGGTCGGGGCGTTCCCCGGCTCCGCCGACGCCCTCACCGTGCTCACCGCCCGGCCGCTCGCGAGCGGCTGGGCCTGGCGGACCTGGCACGTCTACCCCGGCAGCGGCGAGGTCGTGCGCACCACCGGCTCCCTGCGACTCGCGGCCCGGCCGTCGTGA
- a CDS encoding DUF695 domain-containing protein, giving the protein MDLDSLPPRWVTLTATSDGLPVITLVDEAVALAAPFPSHPVQVGLGVHLNEPDALGQPGELDAPLLRSFEQALVDALGSEARLVSSLTLQGVREYVAYARSTAVLERWQAEPPPGLDTHDVQVFAIDDPTWKGLREIAGLLEPGEEPLRPDELDER; this is encoded by the coding sequence GTGGACCTCGACAGCCTGCCCCCGCGCTGGGTGACCCTGACCGCGACCTCCGACGGCCTGCCCGTCATCACCCTCGTCGACGAGGCGGTGGCCCTGGCCGCGCCCTTCCCGAGCCACCCCGTGCAGGTGGGGCTCGGCGTGCACCTCAACGAGCCCGACGCGCTCGGGCAGCCGGGCGAGCTCGACGCGCCGCTGCTGCGGTCCTTCGAGCAGGCGCTCGTCGACGCGCTCGGCAGCGAGGCGCGGCTGGTGTCGTCGCTGACGCTGCAGGGCGTGCGGGAGTACGTCGCCTACGCCCGCAGCACCGCCGTGCTCGAGCGCTGGCAGGCCGAGCCGCCGCCGGGGCTCGACACCCATGACGTGCAGGTGTTCGCGATCGACGACCCCACGTGGAAAGGGCTGCGCGAGATCGCCGGCCTGCTCGAGCCCGGCGAGGAGCCGCTGCGCCCCGACGAGCTCGACGAGCGGTGA